The genome window TTCACCATTGAAGTGAGAAGTTCATGATGCGTACCTAAGCCAAACACTGGCGCGCTAGACATAGGCGAGTATTGCAAAGCTTCATCAACAGACAATGGCCTAGTCCGGCGTTGCGAAGGTCCTCCAGAGCTATGACCCTGCGCCTGAGGACGGCCATTGATGACGACCTGGACAGCCGGGCTCCAGTTTTGGTCCATGGCGGCAATTTGACTCTAACGTATAGGTGACTTGGTAAGGAGAGGTGTGAAAAAGAAACAGGAAAGACATGTCCTGCTCAGAGACATGACTATCAGCGAAGAAAGTCAACTCTCACTCCAGTCATCCTTCCCTGAGAAGCTCTTGATACGCCGACGCAATACTGAAGCAACCAACAATAATAATTACTGCCAGGTACACTCTCTTGTTGCTGACCGCCCGGCAGTAGTCGTTGGTTACGGGGGGCTACAAAAGCAGGTGGTCCGTGCTGCACATCTTCGGGCGGCAGCATCTCAGCGGGAAAAAAAGTTCGGAGTTTTCTATCCTGATTTGTCAAGCATTCAATAGCATCTGTTCTGTCTTCTGCTTTACTTCTCCTCATAATTTCAGGTTGATGGTCAATATCGAACGTTTGTCGATACTGAAAACTTATCTTGCACTATGTCTGCCATTGGATCTTTGATTTTCTGCACAGATTGTGGAAATCTCCTGCCAGAGTCGACTGGTGATCCGACTAAGATCCTTGTCTGCGATGTTTGCGGCGCTCGGAACAAAGGTTTGTTGACCTCATTTGTGAGAATTTGTGGTGAGCGCTTGCGCTAACTTGGCCCTCAGATACTGTCCCCAACACGATCATCTCTGAGTCAAAACCGAATGCCTTCCCGTCGACATTAAGAGCCAAGAGATCTGCAGTTCAGACCTTGACAGCTGAAGATAAGCGAACTGAAGCACTGACACAACATACATGTGCCAGATgtgggaggaaggagatgtACTTCACGACGGTGCAATTGCGCAGTGCAGATGAAGGAAGTACAGTGTTCTACACCTGTGTTTGCGGTTACAAGTACGCAATCTCCGCTGTTGGCTCTAAAAATCGCATCTGCGGGCTGAGTACTGATACTTGTGTGACTGCAGGGAAACCACAAATAATTAGGAGATCGAGAAAGCATTCATTCAAAATTCTGATTTCACATCTATGGGAGTAACGAATCAAGCGCAATACCGATATTGTAAAGCTATACCTTCGACACCGGATCATtcatgcagcagcaacgCCAGCATCAGGCACCAAAGCATACTCAACTTCGCCATTCTTTTCATACTCCGCCATATCGAGAGCCACAATGACACTGTCTCTTACCACCTGCTCCGGGTCGTTCAAGAATTTCCTTAGCGTCTCCTCGACACCCTCATAGTCGCCCAAGCTTCCCAAAGCCTCAGCCGCTTCGTGTCGCACCATACCGGCCTCGCTTTGATTGCTAAGCGCTTCGGTGAGGCTTGGAATTGACGCTGGGTGGCAGAGTTGACCAAAGACGAACGCAATCTCATGGCGAAAAAGTGCAGACGGATCTTTGAGGCCCTTGGCCAGCGCCTCAACAGCGCGAGTCGCTGTGGGAAGATCGGGAGGAGAAGCGAGGTCGCGCAAGGCGAACATCGCACGGTATCTCAGAAACAATGGTAGACTTGTGTCGAGTAGAGTCTGCTCTATTTCGGGAATGGAAGGTTCACTGGCCGTCATTGGGAGTGGTGGAGCGGGGTCGATCGAGGTAAAGTCACTGTGATTTGGTACACATGATGCAATAAGCATTTGCAAAAGAGAAATAGAAAGATGGTGAATCAATACAGATGCCTCATACCTTGTCTTTAATTTCTCAGCTTTTCTTGCTTCTGAGTTTTCCCACAGAATCCGGTCCACTGCAATATCGCAGGTCTCTCTAATAACTTCGGGCTCATTCTGATTGTCTCTAAGAGCCTTCAAGATCTCCAAGCTGTCCTCGTAACCCAAAGCACCCAAAGCCTCTGCGGCTTCATGACGGCACATTGTATCTTGCTCCGTGTCCTTCGCGACTTGTTGTAGGAACGGCAAAGACGCCGGATTCCGAGTCTGGCCCAAGCAGTATGCAAGTTCATGTTTCAGCAAGGCTGATGGTGAAGTAAAGGCAGCAGCAATAGCCTGAATTGCGGGGAGCGTCTTCTCAGTAGGCGGCTGCAGGCACGCAAGGTGCTTCAAGGAGAACAGGGCACGGAATCGGCGACCGAGCGGCTCCGATTCAGATGTGAGGACTTTGCGAAGGGTGAGGATGGTGGGATCCATGACCTCTGTGGTATCGGTTGCAGAAGGGGACATGGTGGTATTCTGAAGTAATTGGGGAAGATGACAGTTGGAAATTGAGACTAATGGAATTCTAAGAGATTAGAGCATCAAACGTACTCAGAGAGCATAAGCATCTAAATTTTCTGATCTTATCACAACACGATAATAATTTTTAGGTGGGGTGGCGGGGGCGGCTGCAGCGACTAGGCCCAACTCACTATCTTTAACAGAGCCGGCCATCTATTCTTCGAACCCGATGCATTTATAGTCGTGTGATTGCAGCTCAAAGACTTCGTCGTTGATCAATTGTCAGAGACGAAGCAAATATGATACATCCGATCCTAGATGTATGTTTGTTCAATTCAGTTGGGGCGTGGGACCATCTGTCTTATAGGCATACCTCTCTACGGAGCACATGTTTACCGATATTGGCTTACAGCGGTTCCATGTTGGAATATTTGAGCAATTAGCCACGCTTTCTTGTAGATTTCCTATCAGAATATGTAGCCATATGGATCTTCGTAGTCATTGTGATATCAAGGATACCATGATCATACAATACACGTAGTTCTCAACATGGACTTGGCAGGCCTCATCCGGACCATAATACAAGCCAGACTTTAGTGAAGCTGCTTGAAGGCTGTTCGGAACCTCCTCAGTGAAAGggctgttgctgaaggaGTTGGAGTTGTCAGTTCCTCACGCGTGTCCTCCGTAGAAGGCTTTCAGATTTTGTAAACTGCAGGTTGAAATTCAGAATATAAAAGAAACGCGAGGAGCAAG of Aspergillus fumigatus Af293 chromosome 2, whole genome shotgun sequence contains these proteins:
- a CDS encoding DNA-directed RNA polymerase I core subunit RPA12, whose protein sequence is MSAIGSLIFCTDCGNLLPESTGDPTKILVCDVCGARNKDTVPNTIISESKPNAFPSTLRAKRSAVQTLTAEDKRTEALTQHTCARCGRKEMYFTTVQLRSADEGSTVFYTCVCGYKETTNN
- a CDS encoding deoxyhypusine monooxygenase gives rise to the protein MSPSATDTTEVMDPTILTLRKVLTSESEPLGRRFRALFSLKHLACLQPPTEKTLPAIQAIAAAFTSPSALLKHELAYCLGQTRNPASLPFLQQVAKDTEQDTMCRHEAAEALGALGYEDSLEILKALRDNQNEPEVIRETCDIAVDRILWENSEARKAEKLKTRYEASVLIHHLSISLLQMLIASCVPNHSDFTSIDPAPPLPMTASEPSIPEIEQTLLDTSLPLFLRYRAMFALRDLASPPDLPTATRAVEALAKGLKDPSALFRHEIAFVFGQLCHPASIPSLTEALSNQSEAGMVRHEAAEALGSLGDYEGVEETLRKFLNDPEQVVRDSVIVALDMAEYEKNGEVEYALVPDAGVAAA